In a genomic window of Chrysemys picta bellii isolate R12L10 chromosome 1, ASM1138683v2, whole genome shotgun sequence:
- the NAMPT gene encoding nicotinamide phosphoribosyltransferase isoform X1, with product MERAAAGAEFNILLATDSYKVTHYLQYPPNTSKVYSYFECREKKTENSRLKKVKYEETVFYGLQYILNKYLKGKVITKEKIQEAKEVYREHFQDDVFNEKGWNYILEKYDGHLPIEVKAVPEGSVIPRGNVLFTVENMDPECYWLTNWVETILVQSWYPITVATNSREQKKILAKYLLETSGSLEGLEYKLHDFGYRGVSSQETAGIGASAHLVNFKGTDTVAGIALIKKYYGTKDPVPGYSIPAAEHSTITAWGKDHEKDAFEHIVTQFSSVPVSVVSDSYDIYNACEKIWGEDLRHLIVSRSPKAPLIIRPDSGNPLDTVLKVLEILGKKFPVVENAKGYKVLPPYIRVIQGDGVDINTLQEKRCQTRIAQELWLKKRIVEGMKKNKWSIENVSFGSGGALLQKLTRDLLNCSFKCSYVVTNGLGVNVFKDPVADPNKRSKKGRLSLHRTPNGDFVTLEEGKGDLEEYGHDLLHTVFKNGKVMKSYSFDEVRKNARLKDNELEVAPH from the exons GTTACACATTATTTGCAATATCCACCTAATACAAGCAAAGTTTATTCCTACTTTGAATGTcgtgaaaagaagactgagaactCCAGATTAAAGAAGGTGAAATATGAGGAAACAGTTTTTTACGGGTTGCAGTACATTCTAAATAAGTACTTAAAAG GCAAAGTGATAACCAAAGAGAAAATCCAGGAAGCCAAAGAGGTGTACAGGGAGCATTTTCAAGATGATGTCTTCAATGAAAAGGGATGGAATTATATTCTTGAG AAGTATGACGGGCATCTTCCAATAGAAGTAAAGGCTGTTCCTGAAGGCTCAGTCATTCCCAGAGGAAATGTACTCTTCACAGTAGAAAACATGGATCCAGAGTGTTATTGGCTCACTAACTGGGTTGAG acTATTCTTGTTCAGTCATGGTATCCAATCACAGTGGCCACAAATTCCAGGGAGCAGAAGAAGATTTTGGCAAAGTATTTGTTAGAGACATCTGGCAGCTTAGAAGGACTGGAGTACAAACTGCATGACTTTGGCTACAGAGGAGTTTCTTCACAAGAG ACCGCAGGAATAGGAGCATCTGCTCACTTGGTAAACTTTAAAGGAACTGACACAGTAGCAGGAATTGCTTTAATTAAAAAGTACTATGGAACGAAAGACCCTGTTCCAGGATATTCTATTCCAGCTGCTGAACACAG TACCATAACCGCTTGGGGAAAAGACCATGAGAAAGATGCTTTTGAACACATAGTGACGCAGTTTTCTTCAGTGCCTGTATCTGTGGTCAGTGACAGCTATGACATCTACAATGCTTGTGAAAAAATATGGGGTGAGGACCTAAGGCATTTAATTGTATCCAGAAGTCCAAAGGCACCACTGATTATTAGACCAGATTCTGGAAATCCTCTTGACACTGTGTTAAAG GTTTTGGAGATCTTAGGAAAGAAGTTCCCTGTTGTAGAAAATGCAAAAGGCTACAAGGTGTTGCCTCCTTATATCAGAGTTATTCAGGGGGATGGTGTGGATATCAACACGCTGCAAGAG AAAAGATGCCAAACAAGAATCGCTCAAGAACTTTGGTTGAAGAAGAGG ATTGTGGAGGGAATGAAGAAGAATAAATGGAGTATTGAAAATGTTTCCTTTGGATCTGGTGGAGCTTTGCTGCAGAAATTAACAAGGGATCTCTTGAATTGTTCCTTCAAATGCAGTTATGTGGTGACCAATGGCCTTGGG GTGAATGTCTTTAAGGATCCAGTAGCGGATCCTAACAAAAGGTCAAAGAAAGGTCGACTCTCTTTACATAGGACACCCAATGGAGATTTTGTTACATTAGAGGAAGGCAAGGGGGATCTTGAAGAATATGGTCAT GATCTCCTTCATACGGTCTTCAAGAACGGAAAGGTAATGAAGTCTTACTCGTTTGATGAAGTAAGGAAAAATGCCAGACTGAAGGACAATGAACTAGAAGTGGCACCTCATTAA
- the NAMPT gene encoding nicotinamide phosphoribosyltransferase isoform X2, producing the protein MERAAAGAEFNILLATDSYKVTHYLQYPPNTSKVYSYFECREKKTENSRLKKVKYEETVFYGLQYILNKYLKGKVITKEKIQEAKEVYREHFQDDVFNEKGWNYILEKYDGHLPIEVKAVPEGSVIPRGNVLFTVENMDPECYWLTNWVETILVQSWYPITVATNSREQKKILAKYLLETSGSLEGLEYKLHDFGYRGVSSQETAGIGASAHLVNFKGTDTVAGIALIKKYYGTKDPVPGYSIPAAEHSTITAWGKDHEKDAFEHIVTQFSSVPVSVVSDSYDIYNACEKIWGEDLRHLIVSRSPKAPLIIRPDSGNPLDTVLKVLEILGKKFPVVENAKGYKVLPPYIRVIQGDGVDINTLQEIVEGMKKNKWSIENVSFGSGGALLQKLTRDLLNCSFKCSYVVTNGLGVNVFKDPVADPNKRSKKGRLSLHRTPNGDFVTLEEGKGDLEEYGHDLLHTVFKNGKVMKSYSFDEVRKNARLKDNELEVAPH; encoded by the exons GTTACACATTATTTGCAATATCCACCTAATACAAGCAAAGTTTATTCCTACTTTGAATGTcgtgaaaagaagactgagaactCCAGATTAAAGAAGGTGAAATATGAGGAAACAGTTTTTTACGGGTTGCAGTACATTCTAAATAAGTACTTAAAAG GCAAAGTGATAACCAAAGAGAAAATCCAGGAAGCCAAAGAGGTGTACAGGGAGCATTTTCAAGATGATGTCTTCAATGAAAAGGGATGGAATTATATTCTTGAG AAGTATGACGGGCATCTTCCAATAGAAGTAAAGGCTGTTCCTGAAGGCTCAGTCATTCCCAGAGGAAATGTACTCTTCACAGTAGAAAACATGGATCCAGAGTGTTATTGGCTCACTAACTGGGTTGAG acTATTCTTGTTCAGTCATGGTATCCAATCACAGTGGCCACAAATTCCAGGGAGCAGAAGAAGATTTTGGCAAAGTATTTGTTAGAGACATCTGGCAGCTTAGAAGGACTGGAGTACAAACTGCATGACTTTGGCTACAGAGGAGTTTCTTCACAAGAG ACCGCAGGAATAGGAGCATCTGCTCACTTGGTAAACTTTAAAGGAACTGACACAGTAGCAGGAATTGCTTTAATTAAAAAGTACTATGGAACGAAAGACCCTGTTCCAGGATATTCTATTCCAGCTGCTGAACACAG TACCATAACCGCTTGGGGAAAAGACCATGAGAAAGATGCTTTTGAACACATAGTGACGCAGTTTTCTTCAGTGCCTGTATCTGTGGTCAGTGACAGCTATGACATCTACAATGCTTGTGAAAAAATATGGGGTGAGGACCTAAGGCATTTAATTGTATCCAGAAGTCCAAAGGCACCACTGATTATTAGACCAGATTCTGGAAATCCTCTTGACACTGTGTTAAAG GTTTTGGAGATCTTAGGAAAGAAGTTCCCTGTTGTAGAAAATGCAAAAGGCTACAAGGTGTTGCCTCCTTATATCAGAGTTATTCAGGGGGATGGTGTGGATATCAACACGCTGCAAGAG ATTGTGGAGGGAATGAAGAAGAATAAATGGAGTATTGAAAATGTTTCCTTTGGATCTGGTGGAGCTTTGCTGCAGAAATTAACAAGGGATCTCTTGAATTGTTCCTTCAAATGCAGTTATGTGGTGACCAATGGCCTTGGG GTGAATGTCTTTAAGGATCCAGTAGCGGATCCTAACAAAAGGTCAAAGAAAGGTCGACTCTCTTTACATAGGACACCCAATGGAGATTTTGTTACATTAGAGGAAGGCAAGGGGGATCTTGAAGAATATGGTCAT GATCTCCTTCATACGGTCTTCAAGAACGGAAAGGTAATGAAGTCTTACTCGTTTGATGAAGTAAGGAAAAATGCCAGACTGAAGGACAATGAACTAGAAGTGGCACCTCATTAA